The genome window TCCCTCTGGGGGCTTTGCCCCCAGACCCCCAAGGTTTGACGCGTTCGTGCCGGTCCGGAAGTTATGGAAGGGGAAAACGGAGTCCATTAGCAGACTCCGCTTCCGTCCCGGCCCCTGGGTCGGCGCTCGGGTTGCTCCTCAGCAGAGCCTTATCCTCCGCCCAGGCCGAAAAGATTGTAGCGAAGGAACGAACACGAAAACGAAGGAGAAGGGGTCAGACGCCCCACTTCTGGGCGATTGTCCGAACAACAATGCGGACAAGCGTTCAACGGATCAGCGTTGAACCCAGAAGGGAGCGTCCAATGAAGTGCGACAAGTATATGGGTATGGATGTCCATCAGGCAATGACGGTAATCACGGTTCTGGATGCCGATGGCAAGGTGATTTTGGAAACGATGGTCGCGACCGAAGCGGCGCCGATCATCCGGCTGGTGCAAAGCCTGAGCGGGCCACTGCATGTGACCTTCGAAGAGACGACACAAGCGTCATGGCTCCACGATGTGATCCGGCATTTCGTGACCGAAGTCGTGGTGTGCGATCCGCGGCGGAATAAGCTACTGGCGGAAGGATCGAAGACCGACAAGGCGGATGCCCGGAAACTGGCCGATCTTCTGCGGACCGGGATGTTGCGTTCGGTGCATCACGGAAATGAGGCGACGCGGCAATTGAAGGAGTTGGTCCGAGCCTATGAAACGCTGTCGGGGGACACCCGGCGGACGATGACTCGGATCAAG of Terriglobia bacterium contains these proteins:
- a CDS encoding transposase, encoding MKCDKYMGMDVHQAMTVITVLDADGKVILETMVATEAAPIIRLVQSLSGPLHVTFEETTQASWLHDVIRHFVTEVVVCDPRRNKLLAEGSKTDKADARKLADLLRTGMLRSVHHGNEATRQLKELVRAYETLSGDTRRTMTRIK